The Halichondria panicea chromosome 8, odHalPani1.1, whole genome shotgun sequence DNA segment CCCTGAGCAGGGCAGCCCACACATCATCACTAGAGGCATTTTCTCTCTagcctagcctccttcactggcctccaaggaagtgcggcctgggatcgaggctacattttctctgtgtgagtgggcgtggctaGCACATTCAGCCTCTGTTTCAGGCCGCGGTTTGAAAAGAATCATTAACGGCTCTGTTGCAAAACCATAATAATTTTGACAGACATTCCATCAGACACACAAAAAAGCACACAAAAAGAcaagaaacataattattagaacaGTTGTGGCCATGTAGAGGTAGATCCATCCCTCCACTTGGGGTTGTGGTTGGGTACAGTTGCCCTACACAGCGGACAAGAGTTCTGTCTGTCCAGCCATTGCAGCACACAGTCCTCACAGAACACATGCTGTATGGGGAGAGAGGGAGGAGGGGTAATGATGGACTCTCATACACACTTGATAGAGAAAGATGTACCATAATTCTTCTAAATAAGGCGtcgttttttttttttttttgaagAAATAGCCGATGAATTTTTATGTGCTATAATCACGGGAGAAATGTCCAGGTGGTGCCTTGTTAGAAGGAGGccttactttgaaaaaatacTGTAATAGGTGACATTTTCAATTGTGTTCTGCAGTATACCGTATGCTACCAAAGGAGGCCcgacatgtgtgcatgaatcactacaagttcagtgcatttggcctggacatcatcacgtgaccgcaacgacatcaatgcactgaacttattgtgattcgtgcacacatgtcggacctcctctggtatgcTACGTACAAAACACAATTGAAAATGTCTACTAGTATAGGGTAGTTAAAGGTCAGAGAAGGTACGACATAGGAGCGATTGAGcattttaattacattccattcaCGTGTAGGCCTAGGTTTTttaatgctgagtcagctaatcATTAGAAAATCAAGCCTAATTGCTCCTGCATGTcagtacctcctctggttacAGGTGAGACCTGTCAAGTTAAGTCATGTTTTGTATTCAGGGCATAAGGTTACAGATGAAAGAATGTTTAATAGGAAGTGGTTTCTAAAATTGATTCATAGTAATGTCATTATGTTGACAACATAATACCAACACATGATCTTGTGGTCTTAGTGGGTGGAAATGTAAGCCCCACACTACTCCAGATACAAAGGAACCCACTTGCCCAGTTTACCACATAATAGGCTTAAAAAGGCAAATTTGTTGAATTGAGATTGAGAATTGATACAGCACATCACTGTATAAATGTACTGTCTGAAACGCGTGATCAATGACATTTTGGCAATAACGTTATTGTTGCCTCGAGGCAAGTGGTGGCTCCAGGCGCTCGGATTGGTCAGTTACCAAGCAGGAAGGCACGTTACTTTccgaatacatctgatgcaaggcaatgctttgtttgttactttctctctctcttttattatggactctttCTACAATGTACAGCCACCAACACTTCACCGTAATGGACCACAGAGCGCAGTATATAAAAGCTGCATACCTTGCATTTGAGGTAGACTGGTTTGAAGACGTCCTCCTGACAAATGGGGCAAACGTTGTTCCCACTCTCCAACAGCTGGTCTCTGCAACGGACCCTGTCGTACAGCTGCAGGGAGGGAAGTTCAATAATAGCACGGTTTCCTTTAGTAGGTAAAACTATGGATTCCTTGTTTGTACGCTGTGTTGGGCTGAATGTACAATGTTGAGTCACTGAAAATATCTCTTAACACAGTTATActaaacacacaacacaagtgCTGAATACATTCATTgaaacaacaaaataattatcctTTCAGATATGAGATACTCAGATAGGAATACGAACATATATAGAAATGTACAGTGAATAGTACTACCTAATGGAAGAGCTAATAAAGACACAAACAAACAGGTATTAACACTCATGCACCCGTACCTTATACCGAATCAGACTGACGATGGCTTGATACAAGTCTCTGATACTGAAGAATATGATGACCCCCTTTATCATGAGGTAGGTGGCAGTGATGATGACAGCAAACACAACCCCTGATGGCTGTTTATCAGAGAGGTAGCGGACCCAGAGAGGAGCAGGGATAATGTTCCGGTAGAATTGTGAGAAGTATTCTAACAGCATGTAGATGATCCTCTTCTTATTGTTGGGTAGGAAACGAACAAAGAATGCCGCCACGAGTGCTTTGAGACCCATGGTTGCAAACCGTACAATgaaatctgtgtgtgtgtgtgtgtgtgtgtgtgtgtgtgtgtgtgtgtgtgtgtgagtgtgtgtgtgtgtgtgtgtgtgtgtgtgtgtgtgtgtgtgtgtgtgtgtgtgtgtgtgtgtgtgtgtgtgtgtgtgtgtgtgtgtgtgtgtgtgagtgtgtgtgtgagtgtgtgtgtgtgtgtgtgtgtgtgtgtgtgtgtgtgagtgtgtgtgtgtgagtgtgtgtgtgtgtgtgtgtgtgtgtgtgtgtgtgtgtgtgtgtgtgtgagtgtgagtgtgtgtgtgtgtgtgtgtgtgtgtgtgtgcgtgtgtgtgtaaaatACTGAAAATGAACGTAGGTGTTTAAATGAATGCTGTACCTATCTACACAGATATACAGTTGCTCTATGCTCTATGTACACAGTGCACAACCAGTAAAAGGACCAAATTAAGTCAATACTGATATGAAAAAGCATGTGAACAAAGCCAGAGccaagatgtacatgtatacaggttGGAGACATTAGGTTGGCCTGGGTCTGTGTTACTACCCATGTAGTCTCACCTGTCACCCAGATGGACCAGAGGAGGCTAATGAAGTCCAGTGTGTATAGTGGTGGTATGAAATACAAACTGCATATGGGATAACAAAGATGTGGTGTGATTGTGCTGAGAACAGCtgtcacacatgcatgttagaCATCCAAAATAAGCTGATGAATTATGCACTTCCACTAATTTAATACCCACCAGTTATACAGGTGCTTGTCCCAGAAGGTGTAATACACAACACAAATGTTGCCAGCCAAAAAGAGTGCAGTGAAAATGAGAATGAAAGGTTGCCTTTTAGTCTGTAAGGAAGGAAGATCAGCAGATGAGAAGACAATATGATTTATTGTTAATCccacacaaatacaatgaatacaaTCACAATCACCACAAGCTTGCATAAGCACATGTGCCTGCCTCTTaggcagaggaggtctgacactgcctgcacgaatcactacaagtgctagtatGAACGTTATCATGTGACATCAAGTGATTCATGCACGTatatgtcggacctcctccgCCTCTTAAGCATTGCTGATACATGTTATACACTTACCTTTAGTGAGACTTGTTTTCTGATTATTTGGTTACAATGACAGAAAGTTACTATCATGCCAAGGATTAACGataagcctgtgtgtgtgtgtgtgtgtgtgtgtgtgtgtgtgtgtgtgtgtgtgtgtgtgtgtgtgtgtgagtgtgtgtgtgagtgtaggGTGAAAACTTTATCTGTACACAGCACATCACATGATCAGCCAAAAATGCTGACAAGCACATATTTCCAGTTATTAGGAACTCACATACCCAAGCAATAAACAAACACACAGACTaccaacacatgcacatttgCATGCAATAGACTTAGACAGTCTCACTACATTAGAGAGAGTTGTGGCCCACACTGGTCACTACTAATCACCTATAGACACCTCTTACGCTTAAAACAGTCACTGAAGGGTTTTGCAGAAACACAATAGGGGCTGAGATTTGTGAGATTTGAGGTTCCTTACATGGAAGACCAGTATGGTGCAAAGCCTTTCATATAAGGAGCGCTCAACGCTCAACCTTACTGTTaatgttgcaaagattctacAAAACCCTGTACTGGGCACATTCTCAGTGTAACATGTGGCAGTATAATTACGATCGTCACAACGTATAGCGTCACTGTAATCGATCCTCTCACCTGCTCGATGGTAAAACGAGAACTTGATGAGTACTATCACAATAAATACGGCATTACGTTCCATCCACCGGACACCCTCACTGATCTCAACTCCTATAGTAGGCTGCTCCACATTATCTTGAATCACTTCTTCGTTGGTTCGCCCCGGAAGATCTTCACTTATACTGGCACCTTCTAAAGTTCTGTGTTCTTGCGGAGGTGGTGTGTTCCCCCGACTGTGAATAACTTGTTGCCGTGGCAGAGAGGTCTCTGAAAATGTTCTGTTCAAATGATTCTCTCTACGATTGGGTGTGTGATTAGATTGACCCCCAGATCTCATAAAAAATTCTCGAAACACCGTAGCTAACGGTGATACGGAATATATGGATGTTAGACTTGAGGTAAAATTGGCTTGTCCCACTGGGGGATTTGTCCATGACTGACTTCGAGTGTGTGAGCGGATATTTAATCGTGAGGTTCCAACATTGTTAGCACTGTCTTCACAACAAGAGAGTGGTTCCATTTCTATCTTAGTACCCATATTCCAGTCACCTGTTGCCATTGTCTGGCAGTGCTCATGGGTACGCGGTTGATTGAAGAGCTGCATGAATAGATATATTATGTAAGCTACTAAATTTCTGAGGAATACACTAGTGTACTAGACTAGTACAAACTAGTACACATTTCAGTAACTAGTTTATACTAGCTAGTATCTAGGAGTACACACTAGTCTACTGAGCCTAGTTGTGTTCTATGCTAAAACACATAGTCGGGTACCTAGTAACACCGCGTGCTGCACTACAGAGCTAGTGAAAACAACAACATGGTATAATATGACACACTGTTAAAGGTTCATACAAAGAGTAGAGTACATACAAATGATTTATTACCTTCCAACACTAGCTAGAGAACTTTCTTGGGCCCATAGCTACCGATAACTCTCTATATAAGGTCTGTCTTTCTATTTCTGTACTGTCTGCTGAACTGTAATATAATACTGGTCTGATTTCAGACAGGCTTCTTGGTGTTTGTAACGTAATGACCCCGCCCCGTTTTTCATGACATCATAGGCTGCAAACTtaggaggggggtggggcatgtAGGCGGCGGCATGGCTCTACCTTTTCCTAAGCCACTGGTTAGAGTAAGATTATGGATTGGGCTCATCACACTGTCTGGTATAATGGTACTCTATTTGTACCTGAAGAGATCAGAAGTGAGCATTTAGCATTACCTCAAATAGCAATTTATAGTTGATTTTTGCAGGCAAACGTATCCGAAGAGACCCCTAGTGAACTCCCTGTGTTCCAGTGGATTCCTATTCATAATATCACTCAATTGGAAGAATGCAGAAACTCACAACAGGGTCACACACTCATTGTAGATGAATTAGGTAAATTGATATACCTCCCTCATCACTTTCATTCAGATTCGATTCTCGCCAGCTAGCTAACTTCCAGAGCTCTAAAAAGTAACTACTGTGAAACTAATTTCGTTACTACAGGTTATGTATGTTCTCCGGGAAATGTGGAGTCGTCTGGCTGCTGTAAAGATAGATCATTACGTTTTGAGTGTAGTAGATGTAAGAGTGATTGTTGCTCCGTATACGAACACTGTGTGTCATGTTGTCTCCATCCTGACAAGCAGCCGTTGCTACGCAGCATATTAAGAAGAAGCACTGTCAACTATCACCCTCTCTACTCCTCTCTCAAGGATCAGTTTGAACTGTGTCTGGCAAAGTGTCGAACATCCTCACAGGTATGGTATCTTATAtagtccagaggaggtacgacaggcgcggtgcagctctaGTATTAACACTGATTATCCCACATACAACATTATTCTCAGAGGCTAATTTCTTGAACTGCACTGCACCTGTCGTACTTTCTCTGCTTTAGTCAGGTACACATCATTCCCACACATAACCAcccccatccacacacacacacacacacacacacacacacacacacacacacacacactcccacacataACCAcccccatccacacacacacacagagtgtccAACATGAGAATACCTACAGAGATCCTGGGATGAAGTATTGTTATGGAACAGACACTTCAAGCTTATTGCCTGAGGTGCCCTAATTCATTTTTATCATTATTCACTGATATTAATTCACTTCAATATGCACGCATTACACATTTAACAAAAAGGTGTCTAATACGCTTGTGTTTTCactggtatataattatggtaaataACTACAGAGTTTTGTGTTCATTTTTATGCGCATGAGGGAGGGGGATCGAAGTCACCACTAGGAGATTCCATGGCTACGAAAGAAGCAAACCTCACTTCCTCTGCACCGTGCTTTCCATAACCAAACCAAGCTAAGGGAACGTTTGGCTTATCATCAGCAACAAAAAGCACGAGGTTGTTACCGTCTTCCTGAAATAAAACAAAGTTATTACTGAGCATGCAAATATTTATACTGTAACTTGCCATGTGAAAAGTCCATCGGTCTACTTCTATTTTAGAACGGGGGTCCATGTGTCTGTCTCCAGTGGCCTTTTGTAGCCACTCCCATATTTTCGGCATGCTTGGTAGTTTAGTAGCATGTTTCATACAGTAGTAGGTGCCTGTGCTGTTCCTGTTCAAGAAATTAATGGATCATGACAGCAGCCATATTACTAATAGGTCAtttaagtgcatgtatataacagTATTCACTGTTGAATACATGACATTATGCATAGCATACATTTCAACGTCGTAGGCCATTTTCTTGTCAAACTTTTCCAGATGCGTGTCAGTGAACGTATCATTATTATTCCTGTCCGTGAAGTTGACACTCCTCATTGCCGCTTCTTTCATTTTGTCACACTCCTATTTACCTGTAGTGACAAATTACAAAGTTTGCCTAATCAAAGAATGACCTAGACTCTATTAGTATACCTTCTCCCGTCAGACGATCTTTGCCGTGTTCAGTAACGTGAACTTGGACCTGTATTGATGTGCATCCACGCATATTAACATAATAAAATACCTTGGCCACGAATGTCTCAGGGATCATTGGAGGTTTTAGAGGTGGCTGTGCATAGCACACAGCTACTAGGGCAAAAACAGCAACTGCAACCTTGAGCATTTTGAGCAAGCTTGTGAAAAAATGTATGTGCAGTTGTTTTGTGCACAcgaccatagatactatataaatttatagtgatataataatgggatgacacgcatgcgcagattagAGTTCAGTCAGGCATGTGATTGTAATCTGATCCCTTCAGCTGGTCCCTCCCCCACCCCACTGTCCAATATTCACAAACACATGACAAATGaatacactccacacacatgcatgcatgcacacacacacagagtgtccAACATGAGAATACCTACAGAGATCCTGGGATGAAGTATTGTTATGGAACAGACACTTCCAGCTTATTACCTGAAGTACCTTAGATTGTACATTTTATTCATTATCAATGCATTTGCATGCATCCAATGGCATGCAACAGAGGCTACAATAACTAAATCTACCTACACCATATACATGTTCTTTACAGAATATATATGTTCAAGTTTTGTCACTTCTACTTGCAAGCAGGAGGGGGAACAAAGTCGGACGCAGGAGGCTCCATGGCTTTGAAGTTAGTAAATCTCACATCCTCTTCTACTCCCCTTGACTCTCTTATCAAAGCAATGGGAACTGTTAGATCCTTTTCGTCCACAAAAAGCTGGAGTCTGCCGAAACTTTGCGGCTGTAGTACACTCATAACTACAGAATATGAATACTGTGACTTACCATGTTAATACTCCATCGGTCTACCATTTCGCCAGTACGTTCGTCCTTGTGTTTATCTCCATGAGCCTCGTCTGAGTTTACCCAGTCCCACATCTTCTGAATCATTTCATTCTGTGGAATATCGTGCTCCCTACAGAAGGTGCCTGTGCTGTTCCTGTTGAAAAGTTTGAGATGCTAATTATAAGCAAGCATTGTATACAAAGGAGCATGCAATAGTAAGTTTTATGGCATCattaattatgtgcacatgcatgctcatgcacatgtatatatgatgAGTGTACTTCAAAATGCTGTAGCTCATGTGCTCTTCGAAGAGCTCCAGGCGTTCTTCTTCAAATGTAGCATTCCTGTTCATGAACTCGGCCCTCTCTCGTGCCATTCCCTTCATGAAGTCACGTTCCCAAGTACCTGCGTCATGTAAACTCGAATCATTTCAAACGTTGGAGCAGACCAATATACGTACCTTTGCCCATATACTCTCCCTCATGATCTCTCCTGTGAACCATGAACTGCATTGAGGTATTAACGAGTTCATGCATGGTTAGATATATCACACGTTTTATCGGCTTTAGTTAAAATGAACATGAACGTACATCAGTCATGAATGTCTCAGGGATCGTTGGAGGTTTTATAGGTTCTGGTGGCTGTGCATAGCACACAGCTACGAGGGCAAAAACAGCAACTGCAACCTTGAGCATTTTAAACAAGTTTGTGAAAAAAATGTATGACTGTGCAGTTGTTTGTGCACAGGACTTTTATAGAGTGGGatgatgcgcatgcgcagactaGAGTTCAGTCAGACATGTGATTGTGATCCCTTCAGCTGGTCCCTCCCCCCCACCCCACTGTCTAATATTCACAAACACATGACAAATGAATACACTTATCAATAAATGGAATGTTCTCCAGCTAGCATGCTAGTCTCATGTTCAATGAATATATACAACTATGAATGGTATCCGCTAATCTGTATGCCCCCTCCTCTTATCTTTTGGTCTGTTgcttttgtacatttgtattgtCTGATAttacataaaaaaaaaaaagagttCAGTCAGACATGTGATTGTAATATAATGCCTTCAGCTGGTCCCTCCCAGCCCACTGTCCAATTTCACATACAACATTATTCTCAGAGGCTAATTTCTTGAGCTGCACTGCACCTGTCGTACTTTCTCTGCTTTATTCAGATACACATCATTCCCATACATAACCACCCCCatccacacacgcacacacatacacacacacacacacatacacacacacccacacataaccacccccatccacacacacacacacacacacagagtgtccAATATGAGAATACCTACAGAGATCCTGGGATGAAGTATTGTTATGGAACAGACACTTCCAGCTTATTGCCTGAGGTGCCCTAATTCATTGTATCATTATTCATCAATATTAATTCACTTCAATATGCACGCATTACACATTTAACAAAAAGGTGTCTAATACGCTTGTGTTTTcactgctatataattatggtaaataACTACAGAGTTTTGTGTTCATTTCTATGCGCATGAGGGAGGGGGATCAAAGTCACTGCTAGGAGGGGCCATGGCTACGAAAGAAGTAAACCTCACTTCCTCTGCACCGTGCTTTCCAAAACTGAACAAAACTAAGGGAACGTTTGGCTTATCATCAGCCACAAAAAGCACGAGGTCGTTACCATCTTCCTGAAATAAAACAAAGTTATTACTGAGCATGCAAATATTTACACTGTAACTTGCCCGGCGAAGAGTCCATCGGTCTACTTCCATTTAGAACGGGGGTCCATGTGTCTGTCTCCAGTGGCCTTTTGTAGCCACTCCCATACTTTCGGCATGCTTGGTAGTTTAATAGCATGTTTCATACAGTAGGTGCCTGTGCTGTTCCTGTTTAAGAAAATATCATAACAGCTAgcagccatgcatgtactaataTATAggtcaacaattattattagacatgcataattataacaagggTATTCGCTTATTAACTGTTgaatacatgacattgtgcaTAGCATACATTTCAACATTGTAGGCCATTTTCGTGTCAAACTTTTCCAGATGCATGTCAGTGAACGTAACATTATCCTTCAAGTCTTTGAACATGACACTCCTCATTGCCGCCATTTTCATTTCGTCACGCTCCCATTTACCTGTATATGACAAATTTTACCTAACCAAAGAATCACCTATACAGACTCTATACCTTTTCCCATCAAACGTTCTCTGCCATGTTAACTTCAATCTGTATATTGATGTGTGAATCCATGCATATTAATCATAATAAAAGTACCTCAGCCATGAGTGTCTCAGGGATCATTGGAGGCTTTGGAGGATCTGGTGGCTGTGCATAGCACACAGCTACTAGGGCAAAAACAGCAACTGCAACCTTGAGCATTTTAAACAAGCTTGTGAAAAAAATGTAGTGCACCCCACTGTCCAATATTCACAAACACGTGCACATgacaaatgaatacactaTGATTaatgagaggggctgggatcgaggttATAACATCTGCATGCCAGCATGTCACCCAGTTCGGAAACCTTTTCCCAGTGGCTTACTGGAATACCGGAAGAACCTAATCACTGCGGTACTGGGTTTAGGTTTCTACATAGCGTTTCATTAGAGAAAAATCGGGTGAGCTAGCCCTACCACCCTCTACAGGATCCAGATATCTGATCTAGGCTGAGTTGGTCATCATGGCTTGGAGAATGAAGATAAAACTTCCAAAGCTGCAAATAACTCAAAGGCAAACAGGTTCAGCTGTGAGAAGGTCTGTTACTCCCAGGGCCTAGGGGTCTGCCGAAGGCCAATCATAAGACTGAAACAACAGTGAAAACAAGCACTGATCATGAAGCCAATTCCATCTGGATTGACACCAGCACTCTTGATCAGAATGAAGACATGGAGAACCAGGGTGCACGAAGTTTGCATGAGATAAAACAAATTGCTATAATGCTGAATCGTGGGGGGAAATTAGAGAGCGTCTCTTAAAGGCTGCTGTTGAAAGTTCTATTCTTCCACCTGGCCAGTCTTGCAGTGTGTGCGCTAACTGTGCACAGTACAGATGTGTTGATTGTGGGCCTACAATATACTATTGTGAGGCTTGTCTCGGAGATTCTCATTTGATGCGCAACATTTTTCACTGTGCTGAAATCTGGGAGGTAAGGATTGATTTAATTGTTATGGTTACTTTTACAGGATGAAATGTACAAGCCAATAACTATCGAGGGCCGGTGTGTTGATGTCTCTCCTAATCACCAATGTTCCACAAAGAAGGCGTACCTCTTTGCTGTATTGACACAAAAGGTTAATTATACCAGTGCCATTCATCCAGTTACTAGTAATTACAATGCAGGGATTGAGCACAGAATCCAGTTTTGGTGTTGTGAATGTGAGACTGTATGTGAAACAATGATACGAGCTCGTCTATGGCCAGCAAGCCCAAGATTCCCAGAAACAGCATTCACTTTTGAGCTACTAGACAGGGCCGAGTCGCTTCTTCTGGAATGTCAAGTAGCACTTGGTGACTTTTGCAGGTCATTATACTTTAATTGCCCACATTTAGTGAACAAGGTGTGTGGTATGATTTGATGTGATCTTTCATTACACATTTATGCTTCAATGATCGACGCTTTTGAAGAATACAGGTGCTTTTTATTAAcagctacactgtaaaaaataaAGTGCGGTGACTGCACTTTTTTcattttacagtgtatatatgcCGTATagatagcgggttattttcggaAAATTCTCATATTTTTCGTATTTAGAGCATTAATCGTATGCGCAATAGAATGTATGTTATCTAAGCTGTAGAATATGAATTAGGTAGAGTTCATACGAaacattgctataattatgttacattATGATACATGGTCACATTGCCTTTCTATGACATACTGACTGTATGTCAGTATATAGGTATTTGAAAATGGAACTCCGGCATATGAGTTTCGTGAGCCCAAAGCTTGACAGTGGCAACATCTGTCCAGCTTGTCCAAAGGTAAGTTGAAAGTACTTGTATTTCTGATCACCTTTCCTTAGAATGACGGAAGCCTTTTCATTTCAATGGATGCTTTGTTTGGTCTACCCCGAAAAAAGTCTGCTGGGAAGAGCCACAGGCCTCCACTTCATGACTCTCTATTTTTTAAAGATCAAAGCAGTGTTGATGAGTATGTGTCAAATTCTTCCGAGATTAGGGAACTACACAGAGTATGTTTATCATTAATAAAtgccagttactgtatcacaCACAGACTTGTAATGATTTCCTTGCTGGAAGTGCATGGAGATCTGCAAATAGATACTGTGCCCTCGATGAGACAGCTGTgtttggatctgcctgtat contains these protein-coding regions:
- the LOC135339703 gene encoding RING finger and transmembrane domain-containing protein 2-like produces the protein MATGDWNMGTKIEMEPLSCCEDSANNVGTSRLNIRSHTRSQSWTNPPVGQANFTSSLTSIYSVSPLATVFREFFMRSGGQSNHTPNRRENHLNRTFSETSLPRQQVIHSRGNTPPPQEHRTLEGASISEDLPGRTNEEVIQDNVEQPTIGVEISEGVRWMERNAVFIVIVLIKFSFYHRAGLSLILGMIVTFCHCNQIIRKQVSLKTKRQPFILIFTALFLAGNICVVYYTFWDKHLYNCLYFIPPLYTLDFISLLWSIWVTDFIVRFATMGLKALVAAFFVRFLPNNKKRIIYMLLEYFSQFYRNIIPAPLWVRYLSDKQPSGVVFAVIITATYLMIKGVIIFFSIRDLYQAIVSLIRYKLYDRVRCRDQLLESGNNVCPICQEDVFKPVYLKCKHVFCEDCVLQWLDRQNSCPLCRATVPNHNPKWRDGSTSTWPQLF
- the LOC135339798 gene encoding SREBP regulating gene protein-like, which codes for MALPFPKPLVRVRLWIGLITLSGIMVLYLYLKRSEANVSEETPSELPVFQWIPIHNITQLEECRNSQQGHTLIVDELGYVCSPGNVESSGCCKDRSLRFECSRCKSDCCSVYEHCVSCCLHPDKQPLLRSILRRSTVNYHPLYSSLKDQFELCLAKCRTSSQSVQHENTYRDPGMKYCYGTDTSSLLPESVQHENTYRDPGMKYCYGTDTSSLLPEVP
- the LOC135339807 gene encoding uncharacterized protein LOC135339807, with the protein product MLKVAVAVFALVAVCYAQPPEPIKPPTIPETFMTDFMVHRRDHEGEYMGKGTWERDFMKGMARERAEFMNRNATFEEERLELFEEHMSYSILKNSTGTFCREHDIPQNEMIQKMWDWVNSDEAHGDKHKDERTGEMVDRWSINMPQSFGRLQLFVDEKDLTVPIALIRESRGVEEDVRFTNFKAMEPPASDFVPPPACK